The following nucleotide sequence is from uncultured Draconibacterium sp..
ATCTGGGCAACAACATCGCTACCACCGCCCCAGTCGGTCATTACATATCCTTTAAATCCCCAGTCGTCGCGAAGAATTTTAGTCAACAGATCGTGGCTTTCTGAAGTATAAACACCATTTACTTTATTGTACGATGACATTACTGTCCATGGCTGACTTTCCTGTACAGCAATTTTAAATCCTTTCAGATAAATTTCGCGCAAAGCACGTTCACTGGCAATTACATCAACCGACATACGATTGGTTTCCTGGTTGTTAACCGCAAAGTGTTTAATTGAAGTTCCAACGCCATTCGATTGAATACCTCTAACCATGGCAGCCGCCATTTTCCCGGCTACCAGCGGATCTTCCGAATAATATTCAAAGTTACGTCCGCAAAGTGGATCACGCTGAATATTCAATGCAGGTGCTAAAAGAACATCGGCACCATATTCCAGCACCTCTTTACCCATCGCTTTTCCTACCGATTCTACTAACTCGGTATCCCACGATGAAGCCATCACGGTTGCAATGGGGAAAGCTGTACAATAATAAGTATCGGTTTCACCATCGCGCGTTGGACTAATACGTAATCCGGCAGGACCGTCAGCCAATGTTTGACTGGTAACTCCTAAGTCAGGAAATTCTGCAGTTACACCAGCGGTTCCGGGCAAATACCCCCTGATTTTGTCAACCATTTTTCCGTAAGGAGTGCTGGTATCCAAACCTCCACCAAACATTGGAGGCATTTTTTCACGAATAGAGTCGGGTAAAGGAAAATACATTCCGGTTCCAATAACCAACTGGGCTTTCTGCTCCAGGGTCATCGACTTAACAATTTCTTTTACGCTTTTTTGTGAAACACTTGCCGACAGACTGGTGGATACAAGTAGTAATACGATCAGGGCTAGTACACTGTTTAGTTTAAGTTTATTACCGATCATGGTGAAAGATTTAGTTCTAAATTAGTTTTAGTTTATCGATATGGTTTTATCAATGGGGTTGAAGATAGGAATAAATCTTATTCCAAGTGTCACTACGACACATTATTATATTTTTAAACATATTTAATTAATACTTACAGAATTTTTTCTAATTTGTGTACCTAAAAAATTAATACATTGATTAACACGACGCCTATCAATTCAAACGAGTTCATGAATCATATATCACTAGACTGTGTGATATTTGGATTTAACAACAATGAGCTTAAAGTATTGCTTTTACATTTAAAGTATTCGAAGGAATATTCGCTTCCCGGAGGATTTTTAAAATATGATGAAACGTTGGAGCAGGCGGCACAACGCATAGTAAAAGAACGCACCGGGCTTGACAAGCTGTTTTTAAAACAATTTAAGGTATTTAGCGATCCGGAAAGAGCAAAATCGAATAAAGCGATACTTGATGCCGACATGGCAGGTTCAGAACCAGACAAGAGTTTTTTTGATAAACGTTTTATCTCTGTTGGATTTTATTCTTTGGTTGACTTTCGGAAAGTAAAGCCAACACCTGACCTTTTTTCCGACCATTGTGATTGGGCAACTTTAAATGCAGATGTTTCGATGCTCCTCGACCATAAACAAATTATTCAGGAAGCCATCAGCACTTTGCGTTTACAGCTTAACCAGCAACCTATTGGCTTAAAACTGTTACCCCGGAAATTTACCATGCCCGAACTTCAGAAACTTTATGAAACTATTCTTGGTCGTGATCTCGACCGGCGCAATTTTCAGCGCAAAATGCTAAACTACAACATTCTCGACAAGCTAAAAGAGCGGAAAACAGGTGGTGCGCACAAATCGCCCTACTTGTATTCGTTTAATATTGAACGCTACCAAAAAGCTTTGGAAGATGGCTTAAGCGGAATTTGGTAATTCTTACCCCTTAATTCTTAAAGCCCAGCTATACAAAACATTTCCGGTTAAGGTGCAGAAAAACAATACGATTCCAAAAGGAATAAGATCGCCGGTGTGAAACAGGGCCATTATACTTCCGATCAATGCACTAATGGCAAAGCGGGCAATTCCGATAGTAGCATTTGCCGATCCTGCAACTTCAGGATTATGATTCAGAATTGTGGCCGTTCCGTTTCCAAAAACCAAGCCCAGACTTCCTATATATAATACAATAGAAGCAAATACCGACCACAGTTGCGGATCAGGCATCAGCACTGAAATGGCCAGTGTAACTCCCGAAACCAGCTGCAACAATAAGCCGTAGCGTAATATCTTTTCCGGATCATGTTTCTTTAAAAGAATGGTATTTAAAAACGACAGCATAATATTCAGAACAACATTTGCGCTAAAAAACAGTGGAAAACGCATTTGGCTGATACCAAAATACTTGATATAAATAAACGATGCCGCCGTAATAAAAATGTACAGACCCGACATGGGCAAGCTAATGGCAAACAGCAAAATAGTACTTTGTTTGCTCGAGAAAAATACCCGGTACTTTTCCAACAGCTGCCGGCCTGTAATTTTACGGGTGATCAGCTCGGGAGCACGTGATTCGGGAATAAACAACCACATAGCTGAAAACAACAGAATGGCGAATGCGAACAAAAACCAGAAGATACTCACCCACCCATACCAATGAATTAATGCGGCGCCCCAAACCGGAGCAAACAGAGGAGCCAGCATAATGATCATGCTAATGATGGTAACAAAACGAGCTACCTGTTTTCCGCTGTACCAGTCGCGAATAAACACATTCCCCGTAACCGTTGCAAAACCTCCTCCAAAAGCCTGAAGCACACGTAACATCAGCACATACTCAATTTGGGTGCAGGTAGTTATGAGTAAGGAAGCCAAACCGTAAAGTGCAATTCCGGTGAGTGCAATTGTCTTTCGTCCAAAAGCATCGGACAATGGCCCTCCGAAAAAATTCCCAACAGCAAATCCCATAAAATACAATGTAATGGTCAACTCAGCTACGTTTAGCTTTACGCCAAAAAACTCAGCAATATCGGGTAAGGCGGCAATGTAGGTATCAATTGCAAATGGCGACATAGCCACCATAGCAGCCATAACCATTGTGAATACGGGAATAAAAAATTTGCTTGTGCGGTTTAAACTCATACTTGAATCGTTTCAAATTGGACGCGAAGGTATAAGTTTTAAACGAAGACGTGAGTTATTAAGGTTTTACGATCTCAGAATTTAACACATTCAGGGTTTCATCAAATCATCCAGTTGTTCAGCAGATAGTCCTTCGGGATCGAATCCGGCACTCCATGCCAACAACAAAAGTTTAGCGCCCTTATTGGCCACATCCAAAAAGTCGAACGCTTCCTCGATATCCACTCCGGTTGCTAAAGCGCCGTGTTTTTCCCACAAAACAACATCGTGATT
It contains:
- a CDS encoding NUDIX domain-containing protein; translation: MNHISLDCVIFGFNNNELKVLLLHLKYSKEYSLPGGFLKYDETLEQAAQRIVKERTGLDKLFLKQFKVFSDPERAKSNKAILDADMAGSEPDKSFFDKRFISVGFYSLVDFRKVKPTPDLFSDHCDWATLNADVSMLLDHKQIIQEAISTLRLQLNQQPIGLKLLPRKFTMPELQKLYETILGRDLDRRNFQRKMLNYNILDKLKERKTGGAHKSPYLYSFNIERYQKALEDGLSGIW
- a CDS encoding multidrug effflux MFS transporter, encoding MSLNRTSKFFIPVFTMVMAAMVAMSPFAIDTYIAALPDIAEFFGVKLNVAELTITLYFMGFAVGNFFGGPLSDAFGRKTIALTGIALYGLASLLITTCTQIEYVLMLRVLQAFGGGFATVTGNVFIRDWYSGKQVARFVTIISMIIMLAPLFAPVWGAALIHWYGWVSIFWFLFAFAILLFSAMWLFIPESRAPELITRKITGRQLLEKYRVFFSSKQSTILLFAISLPMSGLYIFITAASFIYIKYFGISQMRFPLFFSANVVLNIMLSFLNTILLKKHDPEKILRYGLLLQLVSGVTLAISVLMPDPQLWSVFASIVLYIGSLGLVFGNGTATILNHNPEVAGSANATIGIARFAISALIGSIMALFHTGDLIPFGIVLFFCTLTGNVLYSWALRIKG